A DNA window from Onychostoma macrolepis isolate SWU-2019 chromosome 13, ASM1243209v1, whole genome shotgun sequence contains the following coding sequences:
- the si:dkey-33c12.4 gene encoding tetratricopeptide repeat protein 31 — protein MSRKNTIGPEHFRLRGNERLMRTHEAMVDFINDRPTNHSFLDALSFGYGFVPELDRFAAQFTGYEGSSDEDYYYDDDDDDRYAIRTNNRYCGFPRNFLERSLPKASRHITAEEAERNAKELMDEEEKLKKKAEKKKQKKMRQKERRRLEKLEKENADKEEKLVQVDPGPEKTKHADKNENKIKNKNCSSVPPGPQCASAPVQSSDSSSGEDSEEDSTMEPEELDMNSCFVSNAAAIAKCKLEQNPKPDKKHAQANSRKPHGSEQKDTTPPQKQVDDKKSEEFVNANDLITRSMELAVFGNEYAVSGNLEMAVKYFTDAIKHNPKEYKLFGNRSYCYEKMLQYEKALNDADIALSMNPKWIKGLYRKGKALVGLKRYYEARLAYNEVLKLDSTCKDAAEEMMRVQLMQLMEMGFTKEQSSNALILHGTVEKALESLSGLSGLSPVLVPEFMSVKQNPQPPAKFPLRPLPQNQPHPSMPNASSVHHHPPELFPIWVGDLVPSITEPKLYDLFRSVGHVHSVRVLQMRHCAFVNYTKKEDCEKAIEDFHGYAIDGTILVVRYPDRIHTRLGVSRDASTESSGKNGKQPDECYFWRTNGCIKNGCTYKHIPENKGIDRNKVKSHP, from the exons ATGTCAAGAAAGAACACCATAGGACCAG AACACTTCCGGCTGCGTGGAAATGAGCGCCTCATGCGGACTCAC gaggcAATGGTCGATTTTATAAATGATAGACCTACAAACCACAGCTTTTTAGATGCCTTAAGTTTTGGTTATGGGTTTG tTCCAGAATTGGACCGGTTTGCAGCTCAGTTTACAGGGTATGAAGGTTCATCTGATGaggattattattatgatgatgatgatgacgataGGTATGCCATCCGTACAAACAACAGATACTGTGGATTTCCTCGCAACTTCCTTGAAAGAAGTCTGCCAAAAGCATCAAGACACATAACGGCTGAG GAAGCAGAAAGAAATGCAAAAGAGTTAATGGATGAAGAAGAAAAACTTAAGAAAAAGGCAGAgaagaaaaaacagaaaaagatg AGACAGAAGGAGAGACGTCGGCTGGAAAAATTAGAAAAGGAGAATGCAGATAAAGAAGAAAAACTG GTTCAAGTTGACCCTGGACCAGAAAAGACTAAACATgctgataaaaatgaaaataaaattaaaaacaaaaattgttcATCTGTGCCTCCTGGTCCTCAATGCGCCTCAGCACCTGTGCAGAGCAGTGATAGCAGTAGTGGAGAGGATAGCGAGGAAGACTCAACTATGGAACCAGAG GAGCTTGACATGAATAGCTGCTTTGTGTCAAACGCAGCCGCTATCGCCAAATGCAAACTGGAACAAAATCCCAAACCTGACAAAAAACATGCTCAAGCAAATTCAAGAAAACCCCATGGCTCTGAGCAGAAAGACACCACTCCGCCACAAAAACAG GTTGATGACAAGAAGTCAGAGGAGTTTGTCAATGCAAATGACTTGATTACAAGAAGCATGGAGTTGGCAG TTTTTGGTAACGAGTATGCCGTCTCGGGAAACCTGGAAATGgctgtgaaatattttacagaTGCTATAAAACACAATCCTAAAGAGTATAA GTTATTTGGGAATCGTTCTTACTGCTATGAAAAGATGCTGCAGTATGAGAAGGCTTTAAATGATGCTGATATTGCTCTTTCTATGAACCCCAAATGGATTAAAGGTCTTTACAGAAAAGGCAAAGCGCTTGTTGGACTGAAG AGATACTATGAAGCCAGACTTGCATATAATGAAGTGTTAAAACTGGACAGCACATGTAAGGACGCAGCTGAGGAGATGATGAGGGTGCAGCTCATGCAGCTTATG GAAATGGGATTCACTAAAGAGCAGAGTTCAAACGCCCTTATTCTTCATGGAACTGTAGAAAAAGCCTTAGAAAGTCTTTCTGGGCTGTCAG GTTTAAGCCCTGTCCTAGTGCCCGAGTTTATGTCTGTAAAGCAAAACCCACAACCTCCAGCTAAATTCCCTCTCAGACCTCTTCCTCAGAATCAGCCTCATCCCAGTATGCCAAATGCTTCTTCAGTTCATCATCATCCTCC AGAGCTATTCCCCATCTGGGTCGGAGATCTGGTGCCTTCTATAACAGAGCCAAAGCTTTATGACTTATTCAGATC TGTTGGGCATGTCCATAGTGTAAGAGTGTTACAAATGAGACACTGTGCATTTGTTAACTACACCAAGAAGGAGGACTGTGAGAAAGCCATAGAAGATTTCCAT GGTTATGCCATTGATGGGACAATTTTAGTGGTGCGCTATCCAGATAGGATTCACACACGTCTTGGAGTGTCCAGAGATGCATCTACAGAGTCCTCAGGAAAGAATGG cAAACAGCCTGATGAATGTTATTTTTGGAGGACAAATGGGTGTATTAAGAATGGCTGCACTTACAAGCATATACCAGAAAACAAAGGCATTGACCGAAATAAAGTCAAATCACACCCCTGA